The proteins below come from a single Drosophila kikkawai strain 14028-0561.14 chromosome 3R, DkikHiC1v2, whole genome shotgun sequence genomic window:
- the LOC108075619 gene encoding putative leucine-rich repeat-containing protein DDB_G0290503, which yields MSEQQPSGDSAPASTGAASAGGGDPGWSGKNAERGSGHTGGPPNQNNWRQNNSMQYNSRPWHRGRADSGHFKNRAWNNYNHRDTPYRRHNNTNYGSRGRQERDYTQRIDYHTKNYHERRERSGERELERSPRKPRNSEDSYRTSGRYRDHHYRDQHHRYQRRWSEENSAKSTVHNDSIGNESSSHPSGSTGHINRNINDSAELAEKVVEVVEASEADHRKDKSPSKKLKSPTQDKPSKDTPTEEASQPSLNPPRIQVRPLTQLLKQEILAVTQENRLNQRPVGSSTPPARISSPSRQTFKPVLKNRRRTVSSSNQNGAGPSTSQFSESEAIINNRIAGMDKESLKYIINNSDTIYDEHLKVQARKRLREEIRRQLKAIELDQPKDNPVTELVEDEIVDAIKLPELLLQEIEKCFGKEFIEDQKLQDTEENLSSFHEFNAPGTEFSEVEISKKHFQASEECNQESATNRKDSKSIKDSEQSSKKSDHQSNEPALKIENQSNSNQNKVTEEFTENDNTIYAPSDIIQDNSGKNEDKVNQKLEIQAKRKERRDRRKQNKLEFKMKRSKDLMSRLKAADEVKMMAEKRLAKSRGPLLPTPPDGRIPNKFDLPQDQPKRKSEDPRAASCESETNAMISVPEIDAPPDSEAEMKHSPSQTRERTPKLSESKKQSTRKTPSVKQTSKSTKNKSDINIPLNKVIKSESNTSPIRISSLPKDVIELLSSSEEDVGEENSTVDMEIDAPEENQAMEPEPATIDDAASDHSSNSHCSTESEKRRFRLKLQSDAENVVDSFEKLILPHLRETLSDRYHFQHSANLQSRLHFISCVVTSSEHNPKRFSKIDVAKIQRNLKAPDNRQSIEFLLKEIVSVVSLQKQRRREQEEQTAVNGLSPKKVEQIVKETPKASTSPISSMDQRLQKLPAPQSPNGLTSVVSLSPLQSPPALPAAQNPQPYPIGLPFMSMDSNLYRFYPAGFSQLRNGTDKVEPLAQVGELLTQNIAEIDRHLMENQNRRSILEEMIVKFQQEISHLDKQSLELQSRKIMLLISSNQTVTAAPPPPVASSRSSPPPVSPTQEPTQEENVRQTRSRTRFRYVKLLPRRVKLIPKRATKKSVKSDEVSDQSQQEIADKEECDQEQAKEEKSRLENLSDVEEEIQDETDSPPTAKPKSSPLSKQKASVSKHPLAVIPPLPPPPPPPEPICHFSDELHPSTDFPELNSQCNVGLIPQGMLHDVVSPITQLRIFRKYVIAASEDGDIYMFHLISHKLERKITKHSEAITNMFLCEKDSLLYTTSLDGFFKKTSLENLERVMQTVYFKEPLQSIDIAWGVAFIGSRWGNIFTFNVTTNKQAEMSLVSTGQSIIAIKATKEGVRKILILGCKGSSIYMNDATNGLLLRRLCVPGGLNVYSLLLSDGHIYCGTQKNQIYQFEFVTGNLVTKLSCGNGAVSIVSYKERYLLAGCYDGFIYVLDKVTGKQVGRFEGAGRLVLALAVAGDKIVTSSKDNSLGILEVPAAMVNDQ from the exons ATGAGTGAACAGCAGCCATCGGGGGACTCGGCTCCGGCGTCGACTGGAGCGGCCAGTGCCGGAGGAGGAGATCCGGGCTGGTCGGGAAAGAATGCAGAGCGCGGGTCGGGACACACAGGTGGTCCGCCAAATCAAAACAATTG GCGGCAGAACAACTCTATGCAATATAACTCGCGACCCTGGCATCGAGGCCGTGCGGACAG cGGTCACTTCAAGAATAGAGCG TGGAATAACTATAATCACAGGGACACGCCCTACCGACGACACAATAATACAAACTACGGAAGTAGGGGGCGCCAAGAGAGAGATTATACACAGAGAATTGATTATCATACGAAAAATTACCACGAACGTAGAGAGAGGAGTGGAGAGCGAGAGTTAGAGAGGAGTCCCAGGAAGCCGCGAAATTCTGAGGACAGCTATCGCACTTCCGGTAGATATCGAGATCATCACTACAGGGACCAACACCACAGATATCAGCGCAGGTGGAGTGAGGAAAATAGTGCCAAGTCGACCGTTCATAATGACTCAATAGGTAATGAAAGCAGTTCGCATCCAAGCGGATCCACCGGGCACATTAACAGAAATATCAACGATTCTGCTGAACTGGCGGAAAAAGTAGTAGAAGTAGTAGAAGCTTCCGAAGCTGATCACCGAAAGGATAAAAGCCCCAGTAAAAAGCTGAAATCACCCACTCAAGACAAACCCAGTAAGGATACCCCAACCGAAGAGGCTAGTCAACCATCACTCAATCCTCCCCGCATTCAAGTACGTCCCCTCACCCAACTGCTCAAGCAGGAGATACTAGCGGTTACCCAGGAGAATCGTCTCAACCAGCGCCCTGTTGGCAGCTCAACTCCACCCGCTCGCATCTCGAGTCCGAGTCGCCAAACATTCAAACCCGTTCTCAAAAACCGTCGTCGAACCGTTAGTAGCAGCAACCAAAATGGCGCTGGTCCCAGCACAAGCCAATTTTCAGAAAGCGAAGCCATCATCAATAATCGCATCGCCGGCATGGACAAGGAGAGTCTCAAGTATATAATCAACAACAGCGACACGATCTACGATGAGCACTTGAAAGTCCAAGCCCGGAAACGGTTGCGCGAAGAGATTCGCCGACAGCTAAAAGCTATTGAATTGGATCAGCCAAAGGATAATCCTGTGACGGAGCTGGTCGAGGACGAAATCGTAGATGCCATCAAGTTGCCCGAACTTTTGCTGCAGGAGatagaaaaatgttttggcaAGGAGTTCATAGAAGATCAAAAACTTCAAGACACTGAAGAGAATCTGAGCTCATTCCATGAATTCAACGCCCCTGGAACGGAATTTAGTGAAGTGGAAATCAGTAAAAAGCATTTTCAAGCCAGTGAGGAATGCAACCAAGAAAGTGCAACTAATAGAAAGGATTCCAAGTCTATCAAAGATAGTGAGCAGTCCAGTAAGAAGAGCGACCATCAAAGCAACGAGCCggctttaaaaattgaaaatcagtCTAACAGCAATCAAAATAAAGTAACTGAGGAGTTTACTGAAAACGACAACACGATTTATGCACCCAGTGATATTATTCAGGATAACAGTGGAAAAAACGAAGATAAAGTAAACCAAAAGCTTGAAATCCAGGCTAAGCGAAAGGAAAGAAGAGACAGACGAAAACAGaacaaattagaatttaagatgAAGCGTTCCAAGGATCTAATGTCTAGGCTTAAGGCAGCTGACGAGGTCAAGATGATGGCAGAAAAACGTCTGGCCAAGAGCCGTGGTCCCCTATTGCCCACCCCACCTGATGGGAGGATTCCAAACAAGTTTGACTTGCCTCAAGATCAGCCAAAGAGAAAATCTGAGGACCCGAGGGCTGCTAGTTGTGAGAGCGAAACCAATGCCATGATATCCGTACCAGAGATCGATGCACCTCCCGATTCTGAAGCCGAAATGAAACATAGCCCTTCTCAAACTCGGGAGAGAACTCCTAAATTGTCAGAATCCAAAAAACAAAGTACTAGAAAAACTCCTTCGGTAAAACAAACATCAAAGAGCACAAAGAACAAATCAGATATCAATATACCCCTAAATAAAGTAATCAAAAGCGAATCTAACACCTCTCCAATTCGGATAAGTTCCCTTCCGAAGGATGTCATAGAGCTCCTGAGCTCCTCTGAGGAAGAtgttggtgaagagaatagcACAGTGGATATGGAGATAGATGCGCCGGAGGAAAACCAGGCTATGGAGCCTGAACCTGCGACTATCGATGACGCTGCCAGTGATCACTCCTCGAACTCCCATTGTAGCACCGAATCTGAGAAGAGGCGCTTCAGATTAAAGCTTCAGAGCGATGCAGAAAACGTGGTTGACAGTTTTGAAAAGCTGATTCTTCCGCATCTTCGCGAGACGCTGTCGGATCGCTATCACTTCCAGCACTCTGCTAATCTGCAGAGCCGCCTGCACTTCATCTCCTGCGTTGTGACTAGCTCAGAGCATAACCCTAAGAGATTCAGTAAAATCGATGTGGCCAAAATACAGAGGAATCTCAAAGCCCCTGACAACAGGCAGAGTATAGAATTTCTCCTAAAAGAGATCGTCAGCGTGGTAAGTCTACAAAAGCAGCGTCGTCGAGAGCAGGAGGAACAGACGGCTGTCAATGGTCTTAGTCCCAAAAAAGTGGAACAAATAGTGAAAGAAACACCAAAGGCCTCTACCTCTCCTATATCATCTATGGATCAGAGACTTCAGAAATTACCGGCCCCCCAGAGCCCCAACGGATTGACTTCCGTTGTAAGTTTATCGCCCCTTCAAAGTCCTCCAGCTTTACCGGCAGCCCAAAATCCACAACCATATCCCATCGGTTTGCCATTTATGTCAATGGATTCCAATCTCTACCGCTTTTATCCTGCTGGTTTTTCTCAGCTAAGAAATGGAACAGATAAAGTTGAACCTCTCGCTCAGGTGGGAGAGCTTTTAACCCAGAATATAGCTGAAATTGACCGTCACTTAATGGAAAACCAGAATCGGCGCAGCATTCTTGAGGAAATGATTGTCAAGTTTCAGCAGGAGATTTCCCACCTGGACAAGCAAAGTCTAGAGTTGCAGAGTCGCAAAATAATGCTATTGATTTCTAGCAATCAGACAGTTACAGCCGCACCTCCTCCGCCAGTGGCGTCTTCCAGAAGCTCACCTCCTCCTGTATCCCCTACTCAGGAACCAACACAAGAGGAGAATGTCAGGCAAACAAGAAGCAGAACAAGATTCAGATATGTAAAGCTGTTGCCCAGACGCGTGAAACTGATTCCGAAGCGGGCCACCAAGAAAAGTGTCAAATCGGATGAGGTAAGTGATCAATCTCAGCAAGAGATTGCTGATAAGGAGGAGTGCGACCAAGAGCAAGCTAAAGAAGAGAAATCAAGGCTAGAGAACCTATCGGATGTTGAGGAAGAGATCCAGGATGAGACTGACTCCCCACCCACCGCCAAGCCCAAGTCATCACCTTTGAGCAAACAAAAAGCCAGTGTGAGCAAACACCCATTGGCTGTTATACCACCgctaccaccaccaccaccgcctccTGAACCAATCTGCCACTTTTCCGACGAACTGCATCCATCGACTGACTTTCCAGAACTGAACTCCCAATGCAATGTGGGGCTCATACCTCAGGGTATGCTGCACGATGTCGTGAGTCCCATTACCCAGCTACGAATCTTCAGGAAATATGTTATTGCTGCCTCCGAGGATGGAGATATATACATGTTCCACCTGATCAGCCACAAACTGGAGCGAAAGATAACCAAACACAGTGAGGCCATCACAAATATGTTTCTGTGCGAAAAGGACTCGCTTCTCTATACCACGTCGTTGGATGGTTTTTTCAAGAAGACTTCTTTGGAG AACCTAGAGCGGGTCATGCAAACTGTTTACTTCAAGGAACCCCTTCAATCGATTGACATTGCTTGGGGAGTGGCCTTCATTGGCAGTCGCTGGGGGAACATTTTTACCTTCAATGTGACG aCCAACAAGCAGGCTGAAATGTCGCTGGTGTCCACTGGCCAGTCCATCATTGCCATCAAGGCCACCAAGGAGGGTGTGAGAAAGATCCTTATTCTCGGATGCAAGGGAAGCTCTATCTACATGAATGATGCCACCAACGGATTGCTGCTTCGCCGGCTCTGTGTGCCAGGGGGTCTGAATGTTTACAGCCTGCTGCTGAGCGATGGACACATTTACTGTGGCACGCAGAAAAATCAGATATATCAATTCGAGTTTGTT ACTGGCAACTTGGTCACCAAGTTGAGCTGTGGCAACGGTGCTGTGTCTATTGTTTCGTATAAAGAGCGCTAtctgctggctggctgctaTGATGGGTTCATCTATGTCCTGGACAAGGTGACTGGCAAGCAAGTAGGCCGTTTTGAAGGCGCTGGGCGTTTGGTTTTAGCCCTGGCAGTGGCTGGCGATAAA atCGTCACATCTTCTAAAGATAACTCTCTGGGAATACTGGAAGTGCCCGCAGCTATGGTTAATGACCAGTAA